In the genome of Podospora pseudocomata strain CBS 415.72m chromosome 7, whole genome shotgun sequence, the window CAAAACGTAATATCCGCCAGCCCGCCCTTGGTTCTGTTTCCCCTCGGCTCTATCCGAGCTCAAGTTTTCCCTATATGAgatccctcctcctgcctgcTCCCAAACATGCTCGTACGACGTTGCGCGGGTCGTATTCCCGTCCATCAAGGGAcaaaccatcaacccctccaagaGAACCAGACATGTGTGCGCTCTATCCGTCAAGGGAcaagacatcatcaacctcgtcgAGACCGAACTGACCACATGCCCGTTTCCCTCCGCCAGGGGACAAATCATCAACCTCTCAGGCCAAGCCAACCGTCGACACCCCTCGCCAAACATGTTGCTGACAGCCTCCGAAATTCCAAAATGTAAGCGACCATGCAGAGTTGACAATCGAAAACGCCTTTTTTTGAACCCTTCCACAATGTACCGGAGCTGAAgtgggaaagaaaaggaccCAAGACCCGCGTGGACGCCCAAGTTATATCGTACACCCGAGTCTCGTATCATCGTTATGCCTCCAGAAAAAAAATTGCAACCATTGAACGCCCAGCAGCCAAGTTATGCAGTACAGCGCCGTgcaaggaaaagagaaaggaaaaaagctgtaaaaagaaaagacaaaaaaagagTTGGTTCACCAGGCGGTGCTCGCTCTGCCTGACAACGTGTACATTCAGCTCGTGTTCCTCGAGCGTGCGCAGCTCAAGAGGGAGCGCGTGCATCTGAGCCGTGCTATTGTGCTCCGTCGACTCCACGATTAACCCCTGATAGCTGTCGCTGAATGAGCCTCGGCCCCGGAGAAGGGAAAGCGATCGGGCATCTGTTGTTGATAGGGATATTCGTTCGACGACGTACCAGCGAAGGAGGCAAAAGTCCCAGAGGGACGATCATTCTTCTGTCCCGAGGCAGTCGGTGCCGGGCCCACTAGGGTACTATCCGTTCTCTGTGTCGGAAAGCCCATGGTGGGAGACTCGGCCGGCGAAACACCCATGGCCACAAATGAGGGATGCTGCTGGAAGTAGGGATTTGAATCCTTGGGATGCAGGGAGTGGTGTTGAGTGCCACTGTGGGAGTGATGATAGTTGCCCATCTGAACTGGACTGCCTTCGTAACTTGATGTgccgctgctgttgttggaccGGAGTCCGTCATCGACACCATCAAAGCGGCCAGGCCTCGATGGGTCATGACTGTACAAGGGGCTGCTTTGCTTCGTGCCAAACTAGATACAAACGAGTTAGCTTCCATTGCTGTGAGGTATTGTTGATCAAGGCTTGCCTCCCGGTCTCTCCTGAGTAGACTCAAGGCAAAGCCAGCGATTATCGAGAAACACGTACAAAGCAGTATTTGTTGACCAGCTCCTCGTACGAGGCAGATGCGATGCTTGTGCCAGGGGAGTCGGTGCCGGGCACAGTGGCGGGCTTCACAACCGGGGGAGCTGTGACAACTGCCGCGGGTTTGACGGGCTTGTCAGACCGAGCCGACGATTCAGCCTTGTCTGTAGGCTTCACGTCGGCAGGCTTGGTGGTTGCGGTGTTGATCTGGGGGACGGCTCTCCAGTGTGGCTTCATGTACAAGCCATCAGACTTGGAGGCCATGGTGTCCTTGGCCGTCTGGATGGCGAGGGTAAGAGAGGCGCCAAAGTCGTACCGGTTGGCAAATGCCTGTCCACTAGGAGGGGCGAGACGACTGGGCAAATTATCactggggaggttggcggcgCTCTTCACCCCCTTAAGACGAAGGCCACCGGTGCGCGACTCCCCAAGAAAGTCATGAATGGACTGGTCGAAATTGATCTTGGTGCCGTCGCCAAATTCATCTGTACCAGTCAGCTTCACCTTTGGCTTCTGTGCCAAAGCACTGCTGGGCCGTCGGTTGCTCTTGGGAAGCCCGTTGAGCGGACGCGAGGCGGCACCAATGACTCCCTGCTTGCCGTTTTGAGGAAGCATCTTCTTGTGGAAGTCGACCTGGAAGTTGGtcccgttgttgttgtcccagTGATCTTGCCCGTTGAAGCTGAATCTGATGCAGAAGTATAAGGTCTTGGATTCCAAGTTGGCAAGATCCGACAGCTTGATGGTAAAATTGAAGCGATCCTGAGGGTACGGTGTATCAACAGGCCGGATGTCCGAGATGTACTCGGCGGCGACCTCGGATGTTGTCTTCCAGTAGTCCAACGTGAATCTGCAAACGACACTCTTCTGGAAAGCAAGGTTCGCGACGGCGACTGAGCCGATCAGACACTTCTGGTCCTTGGACAGCCATACCCGCTCCAGCCTAACAGTTTGGGACTTGCGTGCCGGGGTCTCCACAGGGAAGGTCGGCATGGTAATTTCCCATTCGAAAGGAGGTGACCGAACAGCCGCTCTGTTGTCACCAGAAAACGGATACTCGGTGTCACTGTCGTAATGATCGATCGGGGACGATCCTGCACTGACGGCCAGAGGACGATCCACCTGTAGAAAGTGCCTCACGTGCTCGAGATGTGAGTCAAAGTGGACAGCCTTGGAAAACGTGGGCGTCCCAGGCATGCTGGACGGCCGTCGGCGTGATGGCGGGCGCAGGGCCGGACGAACCAATTCACCCGACTTCTTTCGAACCATCTGCGGCTTTCGCTGCATTTCACTGTCGGATTCTTCGTCAGAACCGGTTGCCGAGCTGCTGGCCGACTTGCTAATGGTGATATGCGGCTCTGTCTGTGATCTTGCGTGAGAGAAACGGCGATTTGACCCAAGTAGACCGTCGAGAGAGCTTGTGCTGAAGCTATGATGCATGCCTTGAGCGAGAGCGTTGACCTGCGCCGGCAGAACAAGCAAATCGCCAGCATCGGGCGACTGGTTATCCGTGACCGTGCCCTTGGATGGGGAGTTGGGCCGCTGCTGAGGAATCTGACTGGCTACATCCTGAAGCTCCTTGAGGTTTTCGATCTTTCTGGCTTGTGGCATATCGTCGTCCGATGAGTCGGGTGGAGAAATTATCGCGGCGTTGGGCATTCTTCGGTCACCTGTGATGGGCGGTGGCGATTGCCGCACACTGGTGCTGATAACCAACTTCTGCAGGTCTTCGGACGTCGATTCCGGTGTAGGTTCGGTTGTTGAACGCTGAGCCGACGCTGAGGGAGTACGGCGGTGCTTCATCAGATACGAGGCCGATCGAGGGAGGACGGGGCGTGAGCTGGGACTTTGTTGATGGAATGATGGCCTACGACTTCCGTCCGGCGACGTCGGGACCGATGTGGCCGGCGACCTGTGACTGGGTGGTGTATAGGGCATTGTGTGCTATGATGTTCCGATGCAAGGATGACGATTTGAAAGCCCGTTCAGTCCCTGGACAAAAGGCAAAATCGCCTGCTCCTGGTGCCGAGAGAATGGTCTGGTGCCCGCAAGAGAAGTGAAAGGCTAACGTCAAAATAAGGTTAGCGATCTGTGCACACCCAGTCTGATAGCACCAGTAGATAAGGCTATGAGAACCCAAGCACCGACAAGGTGGACAAAAGATGGTGTGCTGGTCCGGGTCTCGATGGCGTTCTCTCAGACTCTTTCTCTTTCAGGTTCTCGAAGCCAAATCGGGGGGATTTCGACCGGCATTTCTTTGTCTCGCCGGCACCCAAGTACTTACCACTTTATCACAACCAACGGCGGAGGCAAGAAATTCCGGCAATATTTCAGCAACGGAACTGGCGCTCGGGAATGTGCAGGGAAGAAAGGAGGATGGTTTAAtcgttggtggtgtcggCAATCTCGTGGGTTGCCTGGGTTTGCAAAACGGATGCTGTTGACAGAAGCAAGAAATGACCGGAGGGTCGGAAGGTCGACACGGTGGGCGGCCAGCAGTGGTAGGTATAGCAAGCAACTGGCAGGTGATGGGAGAGCGTGTGCTGAATGCTAAATTGAATGCAAAATGCCTGTCCGGGACACGGCCGCTGTCGGGGTTGAGTCTGTTTCCGGCAGTCCGGCTCCTTAAATGCCAGCCCTCGGTACTGGCAAAAGGTTGAATTCGGCCTCGTGGGTTCGACTTGAGGACAGTGGTCGAAGTTGAGATGGTGACAATGGGGGACGGCTGGTGCAGGAGGCAAGGGGCACGTTCGTAAGGATGGCGACTAGTATTGTATCCTCGTCAGTAGGCCACCTTGGACAGAGGAAGGCAACGGCAGGCCTTGGGATGTTGTCAAAAGTAAACACAGGCCTGGTGTTTGCGGCGAGAGAGAGGAATGAGACTGTTGGACTGGAGCAGCGGGACTGCACCAGTTTTGAATGACGGGGCTGTGGAATGGGTGGACTGGGATAGGTGACCAGGGGGGTGGGCCAAGAAAACACACCCACAATCACCAACCTGGAAGTCGATCGTACCTCTGGCGCTGGGCCCGAACCAGCCAAGACGCTCAAGGTGGCCCAATGTACAGGCTCCGAAATGAGCAATGGTCGGTGGGCGGAAAATGGTTTCTGGTCGGGACACAGCTCGCTACAGTGCAGAAATTGAAGAGAGGGGATGTGGTATGGGCGACACGAGCGGGCGGTCGTGatggagggagagaggggagggggagagagaggaggaaaagagagtgagagaggtgagatggtgaggttgtggtggacgagggaggcgatGGTGAAGGAGTAATCGTAAGCGTTGACAAGGAAGTCAAAGTGACCGGATGCAATGGGGCCAGGGAGGCGTGGGCCGAGTGAGTGGGAAGTGGAATGGTGTTTGACGCTGGGGGGGGCTCACCGGTACCAGGATACTTCTAGGCCTGCGCTTGCAGGGATGCAGCCTTTCCAATTTTTGGCGGGAGTGGAGACGATGGCGAGGCGAGTTGGCCCACTCGCAGCTGCTGCCCGGTGCGAGGGCCAGCATCCCTGCCATGTACACTGTGTGAGTGAGCAGCCGTTCACAGCCAGAGTCCGAGCGTCCAGGAGCTTCCCGATGCCGGCCAGCCGTATCAGAGATGGATGGTTGCTGATAAACCCTCAGACATTCGTCCCATCAGTGAGCATGTTGATATAAAACTGCCTCAttcctctcttctttctttcggCCGGCCGACACTCGCCTTCGCGGGAGCACAGACGGCGTCGGAATTAGAGTTCAAGCATGCAACGGGCTCTCACCGTGACCGACAGGCCGCCTACTACTATCTCCTATACTAGGCAAGGTCGATAGATAAGACATTCATGGATTTACGCTACAGAGTATCAAGCAGTCCTCTAGAATAATGCCATGCTGCAATGCTGCAATCCCCATCGGGTTGATGGGATTATGCCAGCGTCCACAGTCGGGCATCTCTCTTGTCAACAGCTCCAGTATGAAACATGGACTGGACACTGCCATGTTGCTTTGGGCAGGGTGGCCCAGCCAACCGCTGGGTTTGCCTCGAGCCTATTGCTCACGTTGTTCATCCATCGACATCAGCGGCAAGAAGAGAAACTCATCTCCGTTGCCCAACATCAAACACCGACAACAAGTCAACGACAGCGCTGTGGGGGAATGAAACCATGCTTTGTCACCTCGCCTGTGTTGGTCTTGGCATACATTCATGCTGTACGGTACAATGACGTCGGTGAAATGCTCGCGCTTGCTACAGCCACTCAGAGCCCTTATGCCAACAAACTGTTTGTTTTTACGGCGTATCGGTCAGTAACCCTTGCATTTATTTGACTGGACAAatgtttcttctttctggCCCACGAGGCGTTGCAAGCCACGCCCGCATTTTGTCTCGCACAAATTCTTTTTGCCCGTTGCTTGCCCTATCTTCTTTCATGAACGTCAGCCATTGTCATAATAAAATATATCAAAATCTAGACTTCCAGGTTACCCCAAAGCAGCATCTCCAGCTGTTGTTTGTCATTGTTTCACCGAGGGGAGTCCAGGACACGGGTTTCCATAAACGGCAGAAGAGGCGATGTGGGGATCCAGGTCAAGGTTCTCAGACATAATGTCGTGAATGTCTACCGCGCCGCAAATACTGGCTTCAAGagagctcctccagctttcAACCTGGAGCCCAACATCGAGTCTCTTGCATTGTTCTTTGCGACTGTTGCATCGCTCACGAGCACCTTCCAGTGGTCCGGTCATTCATCGTGTATCCGTCCAGCAGGCGGGGGTTCGAATCGAAATGCGATTCCCAAAAGTTAGGCCCATCCAACGACAGACGGCTCTCAGCCCACGTTGGAGAAACCAGCTCTGATGTGAGACGAATCGGCGATTGGCCAACAGCCAACATTGCCTAACGATGCCGGGCTGGCGCTAATCCCCCATCTGGCCTGACGAAAATATTTTTAGCGGGAAACGGCCCCGCCACGGCGATTGCGCAGCAACTTAGAACCCTCATCGAACCCTCAATgcgcctccccctcatcgTCTCGACCACCAGGTGAGGCTTTGACGGCGTGACGGCCCAGGAATCAACTGTGACCCTTGAATCCTGGACTTGTTCCGTTCTCTTCAACTTCACAACTCACCGAAACCCTCTGCTCCCGGAGGGTCCCGCCACGAAGCCGGAGCATGATGCCATCCTGCAACTTCTGCGCAGCGGCCTGGAGCTGAGTTGTTCAAAGATGAGATGCAGGTCGTATTTTGAACAGCTAATTCTTTTGCTCCAGACTTTCCCCGcttccatcctcctctgacCATGAAGAACCCCTAGCCCAACTGGTCGGTAGGCTGGCAAGATCTgtcaacaccatctccatcGCGGCCCGAATCTCGATCCTAGTTGGCGATGCGGGAGGTTGAGTTGCATACAGTAGCCATCCAAGAGTCAGCTCCCCGTGCATAACTACCTGAGAGGGGCTCAAGGGGGTCGAGCGGTCCAAGTATCTACGTCCACGTAAACACGGCGTCGGTTGAACTCTCCACAGGACTGATTCTAAAGTAGTGTTGAGAACGCtgctctccaacatcaagcGGCCTCGAAACAATAGCGCATTGGCCCCGGTGGAGAAGACGAGGTTGTCATAACCATCAATCGTTAAaatctcttcttccctctGCACAGTGCGGGGGATGATTGTTTCTTGGATCTCGGAGACTTCTCCTGACTCCCCAAGAATATGCCAAGGCTTGGGCTATCAGCCTGCGATGAATTCAGGTGCAGTGATTGGCTAGACAAATAGTTCTTCGAATGTCATCTTGGCACAGACAACGGCTTGGTCTCGACACAAACCCTCTTACGATGTCAGCCGGTGCCAGGGAGGCCTGTGTCTTGCATGGGCCAACTCACCTGGCACCCTGGGCAATTGCCTGGATCTGAAGCAAGCGACGGCACAAGCCTCGACAAACAGACCAAGAAAAAAATCTCTTCAAGCAGGGCAGAGCTGTTGACGTTGGGGATGCCACTATCAAAGCACCTCCGCGGCTCTTGCCATTTTCTGCGTAGCCTACCCCCACGCCTCCTATCAAATTTGTTTTCTATCACGGCTGTCCGAACGTAgcagcttccaggttgatCGTCCATCGTCCAGATAGATTCCTTCTCTTGCAGAACTGACCTGCTGCATCCAGACAACTCGCGTCTCCAATGCAGCCTCCTTCTGTAGCACCATGCCGTGCATCGAGATGGTTCTCTTGGCAACGATAAGTGAAACTTTATTATCGGTCAGGAAAAAAAGCAGAGCAATTTCTGCCGTAGAGACTGGCATATCTCCAGGCTCTCACCGAAGACCAATTCTTATCGCAGCTCCCATCCGAACCCTGTATTCCCGTATCCGTTCGTATTGCGGTGTATAATACATCCCATGTCGCCCACCCCCCCGTGTCACACCTTGTCTCTGCTGCAATCCCCCAACAGTCCAGACATTCGCCATCTGCCCCACATCTGCACGGACAAAGAATATCCAGCCTGCCTTATTACATTGTTTATCTCACGTCAGGCAGACCTGCAATGGCATTCCCTGGGCAAGAACAAAGTCCTCTTCCCATGGCAAAACCCGAGCCGTGAGCAAAAGCCTAGAACTGCCATCATACCATCAGGAACTTGGTTTTCGCAATGCTTGGGCACCAAGAGTGGACCGGTAGCAGTGTATGTGTGAGCGATGGAGGAATGGCAAGACGACAACTCAGCTCTGCATCAGTTAAGGCGGGGTAGGTAGAGTTGGAGTTTTGCGGGGAAGGCAAGCAATGGAGAACATCCAGCATTCGACCCAGAACATCAGCAAGATAATTGAACGGTTTATCATGGGAGTCCGAACTCAGTCACCCAACAACAAATTTAGATGCTTCGGTCCAGTAGTTATTACCAGGTGGCGGCGCGGACAGCACCTGACTGACGCCGGTGGCGGCACAGGACATGGTCAAATAATTATTTGTGTTGGTTCTGGGCAGTGGTTCCTATTTTGCTGTGGCTTTTGCGACACCCATGCCATGCCGACATGCGGATTTGTTTCAGCAAATTTGAGACACGGCAGGCCAACGCTGCATGGTTCTAGAAACTTGCCAGTACGGTGTGCCTTTGTGATAATCCTTTGTGAGATGGCTTATGAGACAAGAAGCCCACGAATGTTTATGTACACGTATACGTGTAGTGTAAATCGGAGGAGTGATGGATTTCGCAGAGTACTCTCTCTGTCAGGTTATTACCCATTGGGCAAGCCACCCCAGACAACAGAGAACCCTACAAACGTTATTGCCAAGCGAGAGGCTTGCCTGCCGTGATGGCAAATGCTCATTTTCAGGTTGTCTCTCTTATCGTGAGCCATTGACCAATCAAAGAGGATGATGTCCTGAGCCACATGTGCGCTACCCAAGCTTTGGCCAACTGCTTTGTCCCGGACAGTGCTGCGCTCGCAATCATCGCACGGTGCCATCTTGATTTTTGGAGGATATTTCTCACCTCCAACTCCTGTCAAAAGCATCGACCCCCATCCCCGCGATGACATCCCGATGCACTCCTGCGGCAAAAGCTTTTACGCAGGCTGCCGGGAAACATGTTTTGCATTTCATTCATGCATTACTTCAACTAGATGCGAGGTGAGGAGGCGAGTGGTTCGTCCACTGGGCACGGGGAACTGCTTCGCTTCTATCTTTACTTCCATCAATTCATCAAATTCAGTAGCTCTTCCGTTTTTCCTTTCTCGTCAATCCAAAACGCCTCAGCAAAACACGATACAGATTGGTGGGTCAGTGATTCTGATATGTGGTTTCAATCTCCCATATCTTCCGCTGCTACATATTCCCGCACACATCGGAAGCCGCTTTTTCGGATGGCCCCTCGTCGGATAttcaccccccaccccaaataGTAATGTCAATCACTCAATCACTTGAAACGGCATGTACTCTCTCGACCGTGTCGCGCTAGAAAAAGAGCACGAGTGTACCTTTGGTAGGCAATGCCGGACACCATGGGCAATGGTCTGAAAAGCGTCCAAAAGATAGCTTCATGGCAGCTTTCATTTCCCCTCCGTCCGTCATAAACGACCTGACACGGAGCAAGATCTAGGCAGTCAGGGTCCCCTTCTCCGTGGGGAAGGGTCTTGCCCCGACCCTCTCTTCGATCGACAACGGGCATCTCTCCAGCTCATTCTACTTGACAATGGCCCCCAACTCATATCCCAGTCCTAATGGGCAAGCCTTGCCGGTTTCAGTAGTAGGAGCAAACTGGATGGGATTTTTGGCAATGCCATGGGCATGGCATGACGGCTCGTGAAATTCGGTAGGTCCGGTCTGCAGCTGCCAAATATTGTGCCCAAGGGGATCGAGCTTCCCCTCTTTCTCCTGGCCCGCCAACGGACTGGAGTGCCATTCATCCTGTATTCGGCGCGGCAAGTTCCTTGCTAGAACACTGTTGTGCGTCAATGATGGTGTGGATGTCGCAGAAAGTGTCGACCGAGCCACATCCCAATGATCCCCCACCACGCACCGGTGAGAAAGGATTGGTCCTCATTGTGTCTAAGACTGCCCCTGTAGGCAGTCTGCCCACCGATTAAAATTGCTTGTCTTTTGGCTCGACAGGGGATTTTCCAAGTTTTGAGTTGCATGCTGAAAAGACCAGACCATTGCTCGCATGAGGAGTTGACACCAACCGCCAATGGGACAAGAAAAGGCCACTGTCGAACATTGAAAGAGAGAACTCTGTACATACGCGTAAGGGCTTTTCTTCACCTAAGCTTCATCAAGTTCTCTATGAGTGTACATACAAATATCGCGAAACGATATCCGGATTTCGGGCGGAGGCATGGGCTCTGTCCCAATCGTACCACCCATCGATATCGCCATCTATTTATTACAGGCAGGCCGGCAGTATGCAGGCTGGTTAACGCTCATCATACACTATCAGGACCCTTCGGAACAACAATCCCGATGCTGGATTTCGCTGGACACACAATTACTCACCATCCCACGTTCACTCGCAAGGTGCAGGACCCAGACGGCTCGTAGAAGAGATTGGTCTACGTCTCCATGCCACACGGGTagtctccccccccctcccccggttCATAGGTCTCGTGAGCTGCAAAAACCTTGatttggtggtttggggtttggCATTTCTGTGAAGGTATTCGGGCCCGGAGTTCACGGATGAAAGCGGTGACAAGACGGAGGCAGGGGCTCGGCACCTCGTGCTCTGAGCCAAGCACGGCAACTGGAGCTCAGGCTTCCTGGACtcctcccaaaaaaaaagcgagCCAAGAGAACGCACGCAATTGGCACTAGCACTAGGCCGGAAGAGGCATGGTCTCTGACAAGACCCATGCTCTCTATCCAATCCCTTGCTCCATGACGTCGTTGATTTGTCTCGGCAGGCACGCAAAATCGGTGATTCTGGAGCAAcatcgagaagctcgacTTTTCCGATCCCAGGGGCCTCTCTCTACTGCATGTACACTACTGTGCACTACTAGGTGTGGTGAAAACTCTGTCCCCCGTTCCATTGCAGTCTCAAATTTCGCGTCGACGCACCCAGCCCCTCCTTGTGGATGTGTTTGATATATGCACCTATCATAGGTACGGAGCATCCCCATTTGTGCTTACTGGCGCGGGTCGTATTAAGCCAGGCCTCGGGTCCGTTGCTATGCCCGGCGATACCTTCTTGAGCTCagacggcggtggtgatctgGTGTGTAGCCTGCTCAAAGTTCTTTTGCAAGAAAAAGCTCGAGCCATCCTCAACCGCGGGGTtgtcaaccccccaccccccgtaCAAAAAGCGTGGGGTTGTATGTATATCCACCCAAACAGCACAGATCATTAAGACTTTAAGAGTCTGGACTGTGACCGATCCACTTCAGCGCAACCGCAAGCCTCTTGAAGACATTTGCTTCAGATGGCGCAGATTTTCCTCAACGACGACTCGCCGCGCCGCGCCGCTTGCCCGCAGTGATGCGAGAACAGGTGATCTCTTAGCGTCCCATGTGAGGGATGAACTCATTCATCAATGGGGAGGTCGGTGAGTGAGAGGAAAACAAATGGAAGCGCTGGCCGCGGGGCAACACCGAGGAAATCCTTGCACCACCCCACGCTGCTCAGCCGTGTTCAGAAAGTCCACTCACtgccgccaacaacaacctggagAGGCTATAAGCTGTATCTACTACCTAGACCGGAGTTTGATGGGCTTGGGACGCAATCGGGGTAAGACAAGCGAGGTGATGAGAAAATCACATCATCCTTCATCAATACAGTAGGTATTGAGAAGTTCTCTGTCACCCCTCCGGTGACGCTCTGTTACCAGCACCCACGCCACACACCGACCAATTAGGTGCCATGCTTTCCACTTTGGCGCTTCGACTTGCCCTATCAGGAACCAGCAGAATGGCGGTGAAGTTTTTGCTGTTCACTTCACCTTGAAATTGTGTGCTTGAAAGGGGCATTGATGCGAGGGCTCGTCATTGCGAAGACTCGTCAATGACGAGCCCTCGACATTGATCGGGATAAAGCATCCATAATGTGCTCATGAAGCTGCCCAGACAGCTGGGTCGAGACCTTCTCCGGCACCGGTAAGTATGATGGGCTTGGTTCTGGTATCGTCTCAGAATGCAAACACAGTTACTGACCTACGAGCAGAAGAAAGGCTTCGATCGTTGGCCTCGGTCGTTGGCACGGAAGTTCAAAAACCTGCATGGCCTTGGGGACGCCTACGCATCAGGCTGAGAGCGGCTCATAACTCCGTCGACACGCCATTTTTGAGTTCTGCCGGATGGTTCAAGTTGTGCCGCCCTGAACTCCAAAGTTCGTCCTCGATTCAAGTAGCAGCTTTCCTGACCGGTGTCCCGCATCCAACCTTGGAAAGACTCCGCTTCCTGAGTCTAGTCCTGAATCGACCTTGCTACTTCTTCAAACCGCCGCTGGACGCTGCATCCATTGGTGCAGTTCTCTACCAATAGACAACTGGGCCAGTTGTTGTGTCTTGTCTGGAGCAATGCCGTCCTCAACGCAGCTCAGGCGACATAAGAGGacgccaccatcaagattCTCCGGCAGCACAAGGACGTAACATCCTCACCTCCATTCTCTGGCACTCTGCAAAGCAACGGTCCCCTACGCCTAAAGGCAAGTCTTGCAGCACCAGAGTGGGAATGGCTTCCACGCCAACATTCTTGGATGATGATTACATAACCCGTATAATACCCTCATGCACCGACTTGCATGAGTTCGACAATCAGCTTCAAGGGAACA includes:
- a CDS encoding hypothetical protein (COG:O; COG:T; EggNog:ENOG503NXSM; CAZy:CBM21); translation: MPYTPPSHRSPATSVPTSPDGSRRPSFHQQSPSSRPVLPRSASYLMKHRRTPSASAQRSTTEPTPESTSEDLQKLVISTSVRQSPPPITGDRRMPNAAIISPPDSSDDDMPQARKIENLKELQDVASQIPQQRPNSPSKGTVTDNQSPDAGDLLVLPAQVNALAQGMHHSFSTSSLDGLLGSNRRFSHARSQTEPHITISKSASSSATGSDEESDSEMQRKPQMVRKKSGELVRPALRPPSRRRPSSMPGTPTFSKAVHFDSHLEHVRHFLQVDRPLAVSAGSSPIDHYDSDTEYPFSGDNRAAVRSPPFEWEITMPTFPVETPARKSQTVRLERVWLSKDQKCLIGSVAVANLAFQKSVVCRFTLDYWKTTSEVAAEYISDIRPVDTPYPQDRFNFTIKLSDLANLESKTLYFCIRFSFNGQDHWDNNNGTNFQVDFHKKMLPQNGKQGVIGAASRPLNGLPKSNRRPSSALAQKPKVKLTGTDEFGDGTKINFDQSIHDFLGESRTGGLRLKGVKSAANLPSDNLPSRLAPPSGQAFANRYDFGASLTLAIQTAKDTMASKSDGLYMKPHWRAVPQINTATTKPADVKPTDKAESSARSDKPVKPAAVVTAPPVVKPATVPGTDSPGTSIASASYEELVNKYCFFGTKQSSPLYSHDPSRPGRFDGVDDGLRSNNSSGTSSYEGSPVQMGNYHHSHSGTQHHSLHPKDSNPYFQQHPSFVAMGVSPAESPTMGFPTQRTDSTLVGPAPTASGQKNDRPSGTFASFAGTSSNEYPYQQQMPDRFPFSGAEAHSATAIRG